Proteins encoded by one window of Lathyrus oleraceus cultivar Zhongwan6 chromosome 1, CAAS_Psat_ZW6_1.0, whole genome shotgun sequence:
- the LOC127121210 gene encoding protein SPIRAL1-like 3: MGRGVSSGGGQSSLGYLFGTGEPTNNAQRANNQVEPSSGGRLQNATVAPPATIASLAGVDSPVRVASPPIDKETPAGIPGCLKNNYHRADGQNCGNFLTDRPSTKVHAAPGGGSSLDYLFGGPSPSSK; encoded by the exons ATGGGTCGTGGTGTGAGTAGCGGTGGCGGTCAGAGTTCCTTGGGTTATCTATTCGGTACCGGAGAGCCTACCAACAATGCTCAGCGTGCAAATAATCAAGTAGAACCTTCAAGTGGCGGGCGTTTGCAAAATGCTACCGTTGCTCCACCGGCTACTATTGCTTCACTAGCTGGTGTTGATTCACCGGTTAGGGTTGCTTCACCACCGATCGATAAGGAAACTCCAGCTGGAATTCCTGGATGTCTCAAGAACAATTACCATCGTGCCGATGGCCAAAACTGTGGCAACTTCCTCACT GATCGACCCTCGACAAAAGTTCACGCTGCCCCGGGTGGTGGATCTTCCTTAGATTATCTCTTTGGCGGCCCTTCTCCAAGTAGTAAATAA